The Epilithonimonas zeae genome contains a region encoding:
- a CDS encoding GH92 family glycosyl hydrolase codes for MSKIKLFLFCSFLSIGFKSQEINDWITNPVDYVNPLMGTQSSYELSNGNTYPIIGLPWGMNYWTPQNGKNGNGWQYTYNSNKIQGFKQTHQPSPWMNDYGQFSILPIVGNPEIDQEKRASWFSHKTEIANPYYYKVYLADYDVWTEIAPTERSAMMRFTFPETNQAQILLDAFDRGSYVRIIPSERKIIGYSTRYARGKMENFKNYFVIQFDKDFVSQNVWSGTEIQKSILEIKADHVGSLVKFPHLKKGEQITIRVASSFISQEQAEINLEESKGKSFDQVKSEAKEIWNLTLNKIQIKGTTIDQARTFYSCLYRSVLFPQKLYEKDRNGNIQHYSPYNGKIMPGYLFGGTGFWDTFRALYPLLNLVYPSMNVEMQKGLISAYQEGGFLPEWSSPGFADIMIGNNSASVVSEAYLKGLRGYDAEILWQALKHGANNEGPMSAVGRKGVADYNSIGYVPTDTGINESAARTLEYAYDDYAIYEFGKALNKSEEELEPFKSRAMNYKKLFDPKYNLMRGKKKNGEFQENFDPFEWGNAFTEGNSWHYTWSVFQDINGLKELMGGKQQFVKMLDSVFVMPPTFNTNYYKEVIHEMREMQIVGMGQYAHGNQPIQHMLYLYNYAGQPWKTQYWVRQVMDKLYKPTPDGYCGDEDNGQTSAWYVFSALGFYPVTPASTQYVLGAPLFKSIKINLENSKAIQIEAPKNSENNIYINQLKFNSKNYSKNWIDHFELLKGAKLKFDMSSKPNTERGIQDSDAPFSMSTPDK; via the coding sequence ATGTCCAAAATCAAGTTATTCCTTTTTTGCAGTTTTCTTTCTATAGGATTCAAATCTCAGGAAATCAATGACTGGATTACAAATCCTGTAGATTACGTTAATCCATTGATGGGAACTCAATCTTCCTACGAATTATCAAATGGCAATACTTATCCAATTATCGGATTACCTTGGGGAATGAATTATTGGACGCCGCAAAACGGAAAAAATGGAAATGGCTGGCAATATACTTACAATTCGAATAAAATCCAGGGTTTTAAACAGACACATCAACCTTCACCTTGGATGAATGATTATGGACAATTCTCCATTTTACCAATCGTTGGAAATCCCGAAATTGACCAAGAAAAAAGAGCAAGTTGGTTTTCTCACAAAACAGAAATTGCCAATCCTTATTATTACAAAGTTTATCTTGCAGATTACGATGTCTGGACGGAAATTGCACCTACAGAACGTTCAGCAATGATGCGTTTCACTTTTCCGGAAACCAATCAGGCTCAAATTCTTTTGGATGCTTTTGACCGAGGTTCTTACGTAAGAATTATTCCGTCTGAAAGAAAAATTATTGGGTATTCTACAAGATATGCGAGAGGAAAAATGGAGAATTTCAAAAATTACTTTGTTATTCAGTTTGACAAAGATTTTGTTTCCCAAAATGTCTGGAGCGGAACAGAAATCCAAAAATCGATTCTTGAAATCAAAGCTGATCACGTGGGAAGTCTGGTCAAATTTCCTCACCTTAAAAAAGGAGAACAAATCACAATCCGAGTCGCATCATCGTTTATCAGTCAGGAACAAGCAGAAATTAATCTGGAAGAATCCAAAGGTAAATCTTTTGACCAGGTAAAATCCGAAGCCAAAGAAATCTGGAATCTGACATTGAATAAAATCCAAATCAAAGGTACAACCATCGATCAGGCAAGAACTTTCTACAGCTGTCTTTACAGGAGCGTCCTATTTCCTCAAAAACTTTATGAGAAAGACAGAAACGGAAACATCCAACATTACAGTCCTTACAACGGGAAAATAATGCCTGGTTATTTATTCGGAGGGACTGGCTTTTGGGATACTTTTCGAGCGCTCTATCCTCTTCTAAACTTGGTTTATCCGTCTATGAATGTTGAAATGCAAAAAGGTCTGATTTCAGCTTATCAGGAAGGCGGTTTTTTACCGGAATGGAGCAGTCCGGGATTTGCAGATATTATGATTGGCAACAATTCGGCTTCGGTTGTTTCTGAAGCTTATCTCAAAGGTCTTAGAGGTTATGATGCAGAAATTCTTTGGCAAGCTCTGAAACATGGCGCTAATAACGAAGGTCCAATGAGCGCGGTCGGCAGAAAAGGTGTAGCTGATTACAATTCTATCGGTTATGTTCCAACTGATACAGGAATCAATGAAAGTGCAGCTAGAACTTTGGAATATGCTTATGATGATTACGCCATCTACGAATTCGGTAAAGCTTTGAATAAATCGGAAGAAGAACTGGAGCCCTTCAAATCAAGAGCAATGAATTACAAAAAGCTTTTCGACCCGAAATATAATCTGATGAGAGGTAAAAAGAAAAATGGCGAATTTCAGGAAAACTTTGATCCTTTCGAATGGGGAAATGCTTTTACAGAGGGCAACAGCTGGCATTACACTTGGAGCGTTTTTCAGGACATCAATGGATTGAAGGAATTAATGGGTGGAAAACAACAATTTGTTAAAATGCTGGATTCAGTGTTTGTGATGCCACCGACATTTAATACCAATTATTATAAAGAAGTCATCCACGAAATGCGCGAGATGCAGATTGTAGGAATGGGACAATACGCGCACGGAAATCAACCTATCCAACATATGCTTTATTTGTATAATTATGCCGGTCAGCCTTGGAAAACACAATATTGGGTAAGACAAGTGATGGACAAATTATATAAGCCAACGCCAGATGGCTATTGCGGAGATGAAGACAATGGGCAAACTTCCGCCTGGTATGTTTTTTCGGCTTTAGGATTCTATCCCGTTACGCCAGCGAGTACACAATATGTTCTGGGTGCACCACTTTTTAAATCTATTAAAATCAATCTGGAAA
- a CDS encoding TetR/AcrR family transcriptional regulator translates to MVIIKIVNIAKILKLMMEKNTKPRVKSKEKSKQQFMDAVGTILKTKGYKYLKVNEIATTAGLDKKLIYNYFGGTEQLLDEYIKTQDFWSNVKEEDSAVEITDGGKEFAKQMMSEQFDFVSVNKELQKILLWRLSEERTSLRKLTEGQEENGEILFKHITDPYFEDKSEDFRAVMAILVSGAYYLNLYSEMNGSIFCGIDLKTEEGRAKIKKAFSFLIDETYESL, encoded by the coding sequence ATGGTGATAATAAAAATTGTTAATATTGCAAAGATTTTAAAATTGATGATGGAAAAGAATACGAAACCGCGAGTAAAAAGTAAAGAAAAAAGTAAACAACAGTTTATGGATGCTGTTGGAACTATTTTAAAAACAAAAGGTTACAAATATCTTAAGGTTAATGAAATTGCTACCACAGCAGGGCTTGACAAGAAACTGATTTATAATTATTTCGGTGGAACGGAACAGCTTTTAGATGAGTATATCAAAACGCAAGACTTTTGGAGCAATGTAAAAGAAGAAGATTCAGCAGTGGAAATTACCGATGGCGGAAAAGAATTTGCAAAACAAATGATGTCTGAACAATTCGATTTTGTTTCTGTTAATAAAGAGTTGCAAAAGATTCTGCTTTGGCGTTTGTCTGAAGAAAGAACTTCACTTAGAAAATTGACAGAAGGACAGGAGGAAAATGGCGAAATTTTGTTCAAACATATAACAGATCCATATTTCGAGGATAAAAGTGAAGATTTTCGTGCTGTAATGGCGATCTTGGTCTCGGGTGCTTATTACTTAAATTTATACTCAGAAATGAACGGTAGCATTTTTTGCGGGATAGACTTGAAAACTGAAGAGGGACGTGCGAAAATTAAAAAAGCTTTTAGTTTTCTGATTGATGAAACTTATGAGTCATTGTAA
- the ligD gene encoding DNA ligase D — MLCKISDKAFDDKDWAFEIKWDGYRAIADLSKDEIRLYSRNGIDFSQKFKKVTNSLKLQEHNMVLDGEIVAYDDKGKPNFQWLQQIGDNPNLALTFQVFDLLWLNGHSTENLSYLQRKELLKDALVENEIIKYSDHILQNGKEFFQAAKDLGLEGIVAKKTESLYKENLRSSEWLKIKIHKSDEAIICGFTEPKGSRKKFGALILGKYLNGEMVFCGHTGGGFKDKSLSEMYDKMQPLITSKSVFKITPKTNTKATWIKPKLIAEIKFTELTKDHVYRHPIFLRLRDDIEPKDVEFNSENQSKKEIMKKAEPKKRTGKEDLIKKIGKQELKLTNQNKIYFPDDDVTKGDVIDYYQSISKYILPHLKNRPQSMNRYPNGIDGMSFFQKDASEETPDWIETQKVFSESSDKYINYIICNDKETLAYLNNLGCIELNIWTSKIQKADNPDYLVLDLDPSEKNTFEDVIETAQVVKEVLDLAGIEGYPKTSGSSGIHVYIPMNAKYSYEQVKDFGHLLMQMVQQKLPDLTTLERSLQKRDKNKIYLDYLQNRRGQTLASVYSLRPKKGATVSMPLEWEEVKNGLKPTDFNIYNSLERLKEKGDLFKGVLGKGVDLLKVIKKMEN, encoded by the coding sequence ATGCTTTGCAAAATCTCAGACAAAGCCTTTGATGATAAAGACTGGGCATTCGAAATCAAATGGGACGGTTATCGCGCGATTGCAGATCTGAGCAAAGACGAAATCCGATTGTACTCCAGAAACGGGATCGATTTTTCTCAGAAATTTAAAAAAGTAACCAATTCGCTCAAGTTGCAGGAACACAATATGGTTCTTGACGGGGAAATCGTGGCTTATGATGACAAAGGAAAGCCTAATTTCCAATGGCTTCAACAGATTGGCGACAATCCTAATCTAGCATTGACTTTTCAGGTTTTTGATTTACTATGGCTGAACGGTCATTCGACCGAAAATCTTTCTTATCTGCAAAGAAAAGAATTGTTGAAAGATGCTTTGGTGGAAAATGAAATCATCAAATACAGTGACCATATTTTACAAAACGGAAAAGAATTTTTCCAAGCCGCAAAAGATTTGGGATTGGAAGGAATTGTTGCCAAGAAAACTGAAAGTCTTTACAAGGAAAATCTAAGAAGTTCTGAATGGCTGAAAATCAAAATCCATAAAAGTGATGAAGCTATTATTTGTGGATTTACCGAACCAAAAGGCTCACGGAAAAAATTTGGCGCTTTGATTTTAGGAAAATATCTGAACGGTGAAATGGTGTTTTGTGGTCATACCGGAGGTGGTTTTAAAGATAAGTCACTTTCTGAAATGTATGATAAAATGCAACCGCTCATCACTTCGAAATCTGTTTTCAAAATCACACCAAAAACCAATACCAAAGCTACTTGGATAAAACCCAAATTAATTGCCGAAATTAAATTTACAGAACTGACAAAAGACCATGTTTACCGTCATCCGATTTTTCTCAGACTTCGTGATGATATTGAACCAAAAGATGTTGAATTCAATTCTGAAAATCAATCAAAAAAAGAAATTATGAAAAAAGCCGAACCTAAAAAAAGAACAGGAAAAGAGGATTTGATAAAGAAAATTGGAAAACAGGAATTGAAGCTGACGAATCAAAATAAAATCTATTTTCCCGACGATGATGTGACAAAAGGGGATGTGATTGATTATTATCAAAGTATTTCGAAGTATATTTTGCCTCATCTTAAAAATCGGCCACAATCTATGAACCGCTATCCCAATGGAATCGATGGAATGAGTTTTTTCCAAAAAGATGCTTCTGAAGAAACACCCGATTGGATAGAAACACAAAAAGTTTTCTCAGAAAGTTCAGATAAATATATCAATTACATCATCTGTAATGATAAAGAAACCTTAGCCTACCTCAACAATCTCGGCTGTATCGAGTTGAATATCTGGACAAGTAAAATCCAAAAAGCAGACAATCCGGATTACTTGGTTCTTGACCTAGACCCATCCGAAAAAAATACGTTCGAAGATGTAATAGAAACGGCTCAGGTAGTTAAAGAAGTTTTGGATTTAGCAGGAATTGAAGGTTATCCCAAAACTTCAGGAAGCTCTGGAATCCACGTTTATATCCCAATGAATGCAAAATATTCCTACGAGCAAGTCAAGGATTTTGGACATCTTCTGATGCAAATGGTTCAGCAGAAATTACCAGATTTAACAACGCTGGAAAGAAGTCTTCAGAAACGAGATAAGAATAAAATCTATTTGGATTATCTGCAAAACCGTCGTGGACAGACTTTGGCAAGTGTTTACAGCTTGAGGCCAAAAAAAGGAGCAACCGTTTCGATGCCTTTGGAATGGGAAGAAGTAAAAAATGGACTAAAACCCACTGATTTTAATATTTATAATTCTTTGGAAAGATTGAAAGAAAAAGGTGATCTTTTTAAAGGTGTTTTGGGAAAAGGTGTTGATCTGTTGAAAGTTATTAAGAAAATGGAAAACTAA
- a CDS encoding DNA polymerase ligase N-terminal domain-containing protein: MALEDYNKKRNFKQTAEPEGKEKASGKKLKFVIQRHAASRLHYDFRLEMEGVLKSWAVPKGPSLNPSDKRLAMMVEDHPYSYRTFEGSIPKGNYGAGEVEIWDEGTYEPIEKVSGKSDDLVMRAELHKQSLKFILHGKKLKGEFALVKIKNPKDDNAWLLIKHKDKYAVDDDYDAEEHTLKTSKVTAYLAEKDGKKKITHPKE; the protein is encoded by the coding sequence ATGGCACTCGAGGATTATAATAAAAAAAGGAATTTCAAGCAAACAGCTGAACCAGAAGGAAAAGAAAAAGCTAGTGGAAAGAAATTGAAATTCGTGATTCAGAGACATGCTGCTTCTCGACTTCACTACGATTTTCGTTTGGAAATGGAAGGCGTTCTGAAGAGTTGGGCAGTTCCGAAAGGTCCTTCACTTAATCCTTCTGACAAGCGATTGGCAATGATGGTGGAAGATCATCCTTATTCTTACAGAACTTTCGAAGGTTCTATTCCGAAAGGTAATTATGGCGCTGGTGAAGTAGAGATTTGGGATGAAGGAACTTACGAGCCGATAGAAAAAGTATCAGGAAAAAGCGATGATTTGGTAATGCGGGCTGAATTACATAAACAATCTTTAAAATTTATTCTCCACGGTAAAAAGCTGAAAGGCGAATTTGCATTGGTGAAAATTAAAAATCCTAAAGATGATAATGCGTGGCTGCTCATCAAACATAAAGATAAATACGCTGTGGATGACGATTATGACGCTGAAGAACATACACTCAAAACTTCCAAAGTAACCGCTTATCTTGCTGAGAAAGACGGTAAAAAAAAAATAACGCATCCGAAGGAATAA